The Ammospiza nelsoni isolate bAmmNel1 chromosome 10, bAmmNel1.pri, whole genome shotgun sequence genome includes a region encoding these proteins:
- the GPR148 gene encoding probable G-protein coupled receptor 148 encodes MDFPGCASVRRANRSAIRLREMEFNRSSNLDDTTLLLLLEEWSLTPSGTNTKMFLISPVVCLVAGVLIIPTILFVIFSRFKIRQETRYMLLGNALLSDLIYLLFYTLSAALNAAHLHLPKEACVLLLFLLAVAYCGGLFTAVAIVLDTYIAVLFPLRYVAILPPSRTKRVLVLLWMCSAAFPGIFFLVLWTTHSFVPCVLEMCSVPVILILTLNKTDAVKLCFWLSTTVIILCLSVIFCCYAILYFKTKHSGIWESICSRASVTFVMHNTVLFFYFFPLLALFVESFLGINVFIRLQTGILVSLTVCNVLMILPKVLFPFLYGLRYREISASLKSIVRRKQLHPVSPAPPPS; translated from the coding sequence atggactttcctggctgtgcctcagtgAGGAGAGCGAATAGATCTGCAATCCGCCTCAGGGAGATGGAGTTCAACCGTTCCTCAAATTTGGATGACACaactttgctgcttttgctggaGGAATGGTCTCTCACCCCATCAGGCACAAACACCAAGATGTTCTTAATCTCTCCAGTTGTCTGCCTCGTGGCAGGAGTCCTCATCATCCCAACCATCTTATTTGTGATCTTCTCTCGGTTTAAAATCCGCCAGGAAACGAGGTACATGCTGCTGGGAAATGCTCTGCTTTCTGATCTGATCTACCTGCTCTTCTACACGCTGTCAGCTGCTCTCAATGCAGCACATCTACACCTCCCAAAGGAAGCTTGTGTCCTCCTCTTGTTTTTGCTGGCAGTGGCTTACTGTGGGGGCCTGTTCACAGCTGTTGCAATAGTCCTGGACACGTACATCGCTGTTCTGTTTCCTCTGCGCTACGTTGCTATTCTGCCTCCCTCACGAACAAAAAGAGTCCTTGTATTACTGTGGAtgtgttctgctgcttttcctgggatCTTCTTCTTGGTGCTATGGACTACCCACAGCTTTGTGCCCTGTGTCCTGGAAATGTGCTCAGTTCCAGTAATATTAATATTGACTCTGAACAAGACTGATGCTGTGAAACTCTGTTTCTGGCTTTCTACCACAGTTATCATTCTCTGCCTGTCTGTAATATTTTGTTGCTATgctattctgtattttaaaaccaaacacTCGGGTATATGGGAGAGcatctgctccagagccagtgTAACATTTGTAATGCACAACACTGtcctatttttttatttctttccactCTTGGCCCTTTTTGTAGAATCATTCTTGGGCATTAATGTTTTCATCAGACTGCAGACAGGAATCTTGGTCTCCCTGACAGTCTGCAATGTCCTCATGATTCTACCTAAAGTTCTGTTCCCTTTTCTGTATGGGCTTCGCTACAGAGAGATCTCAGCCTCTCTCAAATCCATTGTCAGGAGGAAGCAGCTTCACCCGGTGTCACCTGCCCCACCACCCTCctga